A window of the Chloroflexota bacterium genome harbors these coding sequences:
- a CDS encoding uracil-DNA glycosylase — MSELTRLYDEINQCQRCPLGRTRTKAVPGEGPEDADIMFIGEAPGFHEDQQGRPFVGAAGHFLEQLLASIGLKRRDVYICNVIKCRPPGNRDPLPNEIQACAEFLDRQIALIKPRLIVTLGRYSMAKYFPQSPISRIHGRPQRLGDVIVLPLYHPAAALHQPRYKADIEEDFKKIPALLQESIALDETPPPAGPVEAEQLSLF, encoded by the coding sequence GTGTCCGAGTTGACCCGCTTGTACGACGAGATCAACCAGTGTCAACGCTGTCCGCTGGGGCGGACGCGCACGAAAGCCGTGCCCGGCGAAGGCCCCGAAGACGCCGACATCATGTTCATCGGCGAAGCGCCGGGGTTTCACGAAGACCAGCAGGGGCGGCCCTTTGTGGGGGCGGCGGGGCACTTCCTGGAGCAACTGCTGGCGAGCATCGGCCTGAAGCGGCGCGACGTGTACATCTGCAACGTCATCAAGTGTCGCCCGCCCGGCAACCGCGACCCGTTGCCCAACGAGATTCAGGCGTGCGCCGAGTTCCTGGACAGGCAGATAGCCCTCATCAAGCCGCGCCTCATCGTAACCCTGGGGCGCTACTCCATGGCCAAATACTTCCCGCAGTCGCCCATCAGCCGCATCCACGGTCGCCCGCAGCGGCTGGGGGATGTCATCGTGCTCCCGCTGTACCATCCGGCGGCGGCCCTCCACCAGCCACGGTACAAGGCCGACATAGAGGAAGACTTCAAGAAGATACCCGCGCTGTTGCAGGAATCCATCGCCCTGGACGAGACGCCTCCTCCCGCCGGCCCTGTAGAGGCCGAGCAATTGAGCCTGTTTTAG